TATGGTCATTGAAGGTTACGATAACCCTGAAATAGGGTTGACTTATGATGAAACGAAAAATTTATTGCTTAAACTTGGTAATTACAAGAAAGCTATGTTATTAGATGGAGGAAGTTCTTCCATAGTATATTACAACGGAGAAATTCAAAATTATAAAAATGGAAAAACAAGAACTAACATACCTGTCCTTTTGAGTGTTTACGAAAAATAGACTTATAAATGGAGGGATACTATGAGCAGTTATAATTCGCAAAACAAAAGAATCATAGGTTTTTTTGGTCATCATGGCTGTGGAAAAACCACCTTGATGGACGCCATTTTTTTAAATTATGCAAGTGCAGATCGAATAGGTCAAAGATATTTGGATACAGATCCGATTGAAAAAGAAAAAGGAGCAACTTTTTCTAATCATATAGTTTCTGTTGACCTCGAAGACTCGCGGCTTTATTTTTTTGATACTCCTGGTTCACTTGATTTTATAGGAGATATCCAAGTAGCTTTAAATGCTGTTGATAATGTAGTAATCGTTATCAATGCATCCTCAGGTGTAGAAGTTACTACCGAAAGAATTTGGAATATGGCAAAAGAATTGAATAAACCAATTACCTTCTTTATAAACCAAATGGACAAAGAAGGAGTTAACTTTCAAAAGGTCGTTCAAAATATAAGAGACAGGTTTGCTGATGGTGTAAAAATAGTACCTATTCAAGTTCCTATTGGAGAAGGTTCGAATTTTAAGGGGATTACAAGCCTTTTAACAAAAGAAGCATTTGTCTATGATTCTGCCTCTGGAAAAGTAAATCAACAAAACGATTTGCCTGAAGAAGCCAAAAAATATTTTGAAATGTATCATTCTGAACTAATAGAAGATGTCGTTGAAAACAACGAAGAACTTATGGAAAAATATTTTGAAGAAGGCGAAGAGAGCTTAAAAAATGAAGAAATATTTGAAACTCTTCATCAGTCTTACAGAATAGGAGAAATAGTACCCATTACTATAGGATCTTCTATAAAGAACATTGGAATTGATAGATTATTAAAAGCAATGATAAATTTTGGTTTAAATCCTTCTGAAAGGATATTCGAAACTGTTGATAATAAAGAAATTTCTTCTAATGATTTAGACTTTTTGTTAGGTTTCATAGTTAAAAATGAAGTGGATCCGTTTGTTGGCAAACTCACCTACATAAGAATTATCAGTGGATCTTTGAAAGGTGGATCAAACATTGTTATAGTAGAAGAATCAAGTAAAGAAAAAATTTCTCACATTAACATTCCAAGATTTCAAAAAAGTGAAGAAATTGAGGAAGCTACTGTAGGAGATATCGTAGTTATACCAAAATTAAGATCAAGTAAAATAAACGAAACTATTTCCGACAAAGAAGAAATACCTTATAAAATCAAACTTCCAGAATTTCCAGAACCCATGATTTCAAAATCTATAAATCCAAAATCACAAAATGAAATTGATAAAATAACTGATTCTTTAGCAAAGTTATCCGAATCTGATCCTACTTTTAAGTGGGAATTTGATTCGGAAACGGGAGAAACAGTTATTAGTGGAATGGGATCTATACATTTAGAAATTATGATAGAAAAATTAAAAAAGAATTTCGGAATAGATTTTCAAGTTGGTAAACCTAAAATTGCCTATAAAGAAACAATAAGGAGCAAGTCTCAAGCGGAATATAAACACAAAAAGCAAACCGGTGGTCATGGTCAGTATGGACATGTTAAAATAGAAATAGAACCTCTTGAGAGAGGTGCAGGATATGAATTTGTAGACAAAATTTTTGGAGGAGTGATTCCAAAAAATTTCATTCCTTCTGTTGACAAAGGTATAAGAGAAGCCATGAAAAAAGGAGTTTTAGCTGGTTTCCCTGTAGTAGATATCAGAGTAATTTTAGTTGATGGGTCCTATCATGAAGTAGATTCTTCAGATATTTCATTCCAAATAGCAGCGAGGAATGCTTTTAAAATTGCTATGGAAAGTGATAATCCTGTGATTTTAGAACCTATGATGAACGTAGAATTTTTTGTACCAACAGAATATACAGGTGATGTAATGGGTGAAATTACCGCAAAAAGAGGAAGACCTATGGGTATGGAATCAATGGGAAAAGGATACGATAAGATTTTAGCTCAAATTCCTCTTTCCGAGATGTTGGATTTTTCGCCTAAATTAAGTTCCATAACATCTGGGAAAGCTTATTTTAATATGAAATTTTCTCACTATTCAGAAGTCCCTCCAGAAACACAAAATAAAATAATTGAAGAAAGAAAAAGAGAAGAAGCGTAAAAGAAATAAAAAAGGGGCTGTTGCCCCTTTTGTTTTAGGTATTTCAGAAAAGAGGATTTTTGGAAAATAAATTTTTGAATTTATAATGGGTTCAGGGCGGAGCTCTCCCCTCTTTCATTAGCTATACGTGGCGAAAAAGTAAAAAAATTCATAGTTAGTAAGGGTTAGAGTTGAAGAGGTATTTTTGAAAAAACTAAGATTAAAAACATTTATAGAATCGGAGTTTTATAATTTTTAAACTGAGTAAACTGAATATTTAAAAGGAGGTTAATTTAATGTCTATTTCAACAAAAGCTGGAGATAAAGGTGAAACTTCTCTTTGGAGTGGCGAAAGAGTTCCTAAGGATAATATAAGGGTAGAAGCATATGGAACTATAGATGAATTGAATGCTTTTTTATCAGATGCAAAACATTATGTTAAATCTCAAAAAGTTCAACAAATATTAAAGGAAGTACAAAATGATTTATTTAAAATAGCAGGAGAATTGGCATCCAAATCCAAATCATATGTACATCCTATAGAAGAAATCGATGTAGAAAGAATAACTAACTATGTTTACGGATTTGAAGGGGAATTAAATTTAAAAGGATTCGTAATTCCTGGTAATACATTACAATCATCTAAATTAGATATTTGTAGAACAATTGCGAGAAGAGCCGAGCGCAGAATAATAACGTTGGATAGGAATGAAAAAGTATCTGAAACTTTAAAAAAGTATATAAATAGGCTTTCTGATTTGTTATTTATAATGGCAAGATTTGAAGAAAATTTAGAAGGTAAAGTAGAATATAAAAAATGGTGAAAAAATATGTTTTGTTTAAAATTAGAATTGAAAATTAGACTTTTTTCAGTGAATTCTCTTAAAGAAAAAAGAACTATAGTGAAGTCATTGACAAATAATCTAAGGAAAAAATATAACATTTCTGTATTAGAAGGTAATCATAATGATTCTAAAAATTATTTAGGAATATTTGTTGCCTCTCTAAGTCAAAGTAGAGATTATTTGCTTAATTTAATAGAACAAATAGAAGAAGAGATAGAAATGTTACCGGGATTAGAAATTGAAGATGAGAATTATTTGATATTTTAATTCATCAAAGCAAGTAAAGTCCCTGCATTTAAAAAATATGGTTTTTTAAGAAATAATATTTGAATTTGTAATAAATTTAATAAATTAGGTACTTTAGAAATGATAATTTTTCAGAAAATAAGCTTTTGAAT
This is a stretch of genomic DNA from Petrotoga sp. 9PWA.NaAc.5.4. It encodes these proteins:
- the fusA gene encoding elongation factor G yields the protein MSSYNSQNKRIIGFFGHHGCGKTTLMDAIFLNYASADRIGQRYLDTDPIEKEKGATFSNHIVSVDLEDSRLYFFDTPGSLDFIGDIQVALNAVDNVVIVINASSGVEVTTERIWNMAKELNKPITFFINQMDKEGVNFQKVVQNIRDRFADGVKIVPIQVPIGEGSNFKGITSLLTKEAFVYDSASGKVNQQNDLPEEAKKYFEMYHSELIEDVVENNEELMEKYFEEGEESLKNEEIFETLHQSYRIGEIVPITIGSSIKNIGIDRLLKAMINFGLNPSERIFETVDNKEISSNDLDFLLGFIVKNEVDPFVGKLTYIRIISGSLKGGSNIVIVEESSKEKISHINIPRFQKSEEIEEATVGDIVVIPKLRSSKINETISDKEEIPYKIKLPEFPEPMISKSINPKSQNEIDKITDSLAKLSESDPTFKWEFDSETGETVISGMGSIHLEIMIEKLKKNFGIDFQVGKPKIAYKETIRSKSQAEYKHKKQTGGHGQYGHVKIEIEPLERGAGYEFVDKIFGGVIPKNFIPSVDKGIREAMKKGVLAGFPVVDIRVILVDGSYHEVDSSDISFQIAARNAFKIAMESDNPVILEPMMNVEFFVPTEYTGDVMGEITAKRGRPMGMESMGKGYDKILAQIPLSEMLDFSPKLSSITSGKAYFNMKFSHYSEVPPETQNKIIEERKREEA
- a CDS encoding cob(I)yrinic acid a,c-diamide adenosyltransferase, with protein sequence MSISTKAGDKGETSLWSGERVPKDNIRVEAYGTIDELNAFLSDAKHYVKSQKVQQILKEVQNDLFKIAGELASKSKSYVHPIEEIDVERITNYVYGFEGELNLKGFVIPGNTLQSSKLDICRTIARRAERRIITLDRNEKVSETLKKYINRLSDLLFIMARFEENLEGKVEYKKW
- a CDS encoding DUF503 domain-containing protein: MFCLKLELKIRLFSVNSLKEKRTIVKSLTNNLRKKYNISVLEGNHNDSKNYLGIFVASLSQSRDYLLNLIEQIEEEIEMLPGLEIEDENYLIF